In Thiovibrio frasassiensis, one DNA window encodes the following:
- the rplB gene encoding 50S ribosomal protein L2 produces the protein MALKTYKPTSPGRRSLVTVVNPELSKDKPQKSLIRPLSKTGGRNNNGRITSRHIGGGHKRKYRLIDFKRDKVDIPAKVAAIEYDPNRSANLALLNYVDGEKCYILSPLGIKIGDTVVAGEAVDIKPGNCLPMGNMPLGSIIHNLEMKIGKGAQLVRSAGVSAQLMAKEGEYVTVKLPSGEVRKFHRKCRACIGQVGNNEHESQKLGKAGRSRWKGNRPKVRGVAMNPIDHPMGGGEGKSSGGRHPCTPWGVPTKGYKTRGKKSSDKFIVKKRS, from the coding sequence ATGGCATTAAAGACCTATAAACCTACATCACCGGGCAGAAGATCACTTGTTACAGTTGTCAATCCCGAGTTGTCAAAGGATAAACCGCAGAAATCGTTGATTCGTCCTCTTAGTAAAACCGGGGGGCGGAATAACAATGGTCGCATTACATCCAGGCATATTGGTGGGGGTCATAAGCGTAAATATCGTTTGATCGATTTCAAGCGGGACAAAGTGGATATCCCTGCAAAGGTTGCAGCCATTGAATACGATCCGAATCGTTCGGCTAATTTGGCTCTGCTGAACTATGTCGATGGTGAAAAGTGTTATATCCTTTCTCCGCTTGGCATCAAGATTGGTGATACGGTTGTTGCTGGTGAGGCTGTTGATATCAAGCCTGGTAATTGTTTGCCCATGGGCAACATGCCTTTGGGCAGCATTATCCACAACCTTGAGATGAAAATCGGCAAGGGTGCGCAGCTTGTGAGAAGCGCTGGTGTCTCCGCGCAGCTTATGGCTAAAGAGGGTGAGTATGTCACGGTAAAATTACCCTCCGGCGAGGTCCGCAAATTTCATCGTAAATGCCGGGCCTGTATCGGCCAGGTTGGAAATAACGAGCATGAAAGCCAGAAGCTTGGCAAAGCTGGCCGCAGTCGCTGGAAAGGAAACCGGCCCAAGGTTCGTGGTGTTGCCATGAACCCGATTGATCATCCAATGGGTGGTGGTGAGGGTAAAAGCTCCGGCGGTCGCCATCCTTGTACCCCGTGGGGTGTTCCCACCAAGGGCTATAAAACACGTGGCAAGAAGTCATCCGACAAATTTATTGTTAAGAAAAGATCATAA
- the rpsS gene encoding 30S ribosomal protein S19, translated as MGRSVKKGPFVDDHLMSKVMKAKDEGSRKVIQTWSRRSDVIPDMVGLTFAVHNGKKFIPVFVTENMVGHKLGEFSPTRTYHGHAADRKKKK; from the coding sequence GTGGGACGTTCAGTTAAAAAAGGTCCATTTGTAGATGACCATTTGATGTCAAAGGTCATGAAGGCCAAAGACGAGGGCTCCAGAAAGGTTATTCAGACCTGGTCCCGTCGTTCTGATGTAATTCCGGACATGGTTGGACTTACCTTTGCTGTGCATAATGGCAAAAAGTTCATCCCGGTTTTCGTGACCGAAAATATGGTAGGGCACAAGCTCGGGGAATTTTCTCCGACCCGTACCTATCATGGTCACGCAGCGGACAGGAAGAAAAAGAAATAA
- the rplV gene encoding 50S ribosomal protein L22, translating into MEAKALARYIRISPQKARLVADLVRGKSVDHAINALRFLPKKGARLLKKVIESAVANASQNESIDVDTLYVKSIFIDGGPMLKRIMPRAQGRANRILKRTSHITVVLDEQ; encoded by the coding sequence ATGGAAGCAAAAGCGCTTGCTCGTTATATAAGGATTTCGCCGCAAAAAGCCAGACTGGTTGCTGATTTGGTGCGCGGAAAAAGTGTAGATCACGCCATAAACGCACTACGGTTCTTGCCGAAAAAAGGCGCCCGTTTGCTGAAAAAGGTTATTGAATCTGCGGTTGCCAATGCCAGTCAGAATGAGAGTATCGATGTCGATACCTTGTATGTAAAGTCTATCTTTATAGATGGCGGTCCCATGCTGAAGAGAATTATGCCGCGGGCTCAAGGTCGGGCAAACAGAATTCTTAAAAGAACGAGCCATATCACTGTTGTTTTGGACGAGCAATAA
- the rpsC gene encoding 30S ribosomal protein S3, producing the protein MGQKVNPIGLRLNIIRTWDSIWYADRDYAKKFLEDQSLRKFLKKRLYHAGISKIQIARTGDKLRIKLHTARPGIVIGKKGTEIEVLKAEIDKLTGKECVLDIQEVRRPEADAQLVAENIALQLERRVAFRRAMKKSVNMALKFGAKGVKIACSGRLGGAEIARQEWVREGRVPLHTLRADVDYGIAEANTTYGKIGVKVWIFKGEVLSAADKIAE; encoded by the coding sequence TTGGGCCAGAAAGTTAATCCGATAGGTTTACGACTGAATATTATACGTACCTGGGACTCCATCTGGTACGCCGACAGGGATTATGCCAAAAAATTTCTAGAGGATCAGAGCCTGAGGAAGTTCCTCAAAAAGCGGCTCTATCATGCTGGCATTTCCAAAATTCAGATAGCCCGAACCGGCGATAAACTCCGGATTAAGCTGCATACTGCCAGGCCTGGCATTGTTATTGGCAAAAAAGGGACAGAGATCGAAGTCCTGAAGGCTGAAATTGATAAGTTGACCGGCAAGGAGTGCGTGCTTGATATTCAGGAAGTACGTCGTCCTGAGGCGGATGCGCAACTGGTGGCCGAAAATATCGCTTTGCAACTTGAAAGACGTGTTGCCTTCCGTCGCGCCATGAAGAAGTCAGTAAATATGGCCTTGAAGTTCGGCGCCAAAGGTGTTAAGATCGCGTGTTCAGGCCGGTTGGGCGGGGCAGAGATTGCTCGTCAGGAGTGGGTGCGTGAGGGGCGTGTTCCTTTGCATACTCTTCGTGCTGATGTGGATTATGGTATTGCAGAGGCGAATACTACCTATGGCAAAATCGGCGTAAAGGTCTGGATCTTCAAAGGTGAAGTTCTGAGCGCTGCCGACAAGATTGCCGAATAA
- the rplP gene encoding 50S ribosomal protein L16: MLSPKKVKHRKMFKGRLTGAAYRGSGFSFGEYALKAVGCGKMTAQQIEAARIAINRKIKRTGQLWIRVFPDKPITKKPAETRMGKGKGNPEYWVAQVKPGRILYELAGVDDDLAREALQLAANKLPFPTKVIYVGDTL, from the coding sequence ATGTTAAGTCCAAAAAAAGTAAAACATAGAAAGATGTTTAAGGGCCGCCTGACTGGTGCAGCATACCGCGGGTCTGGATTCTCTTTCGGTGAATATGCCCTTAAGGCTGTCGGCTGTGGCAAGATGACCGCCCAGCAGATTGAGGCGGCTCGTATTGCAATCAACAGAAAGATTAAAAGAACCGGCCAGCTCTGGATCCGTGTTTTCCCGGATAAGCCTATTACCAAGAAGCCGGCGGAAACTCGGATGGGTAAAGGTAAGGGGAATCCAGAGTATTGGGTTGCCCAGGTAAAGCCGGGGCGTATTCTCTACGAATTGGCCGGGGTTGATGATGATTTGGCCCGTGAGGCTTTGCAATTGGCCGCCAATAAGCTGCCATTCCCGACTAAAGTGATTTATGTGGGGGACACGTTATGA
- the rpmC gene encoding 50S ribosomal protein L29, with the protein MKMKDIRELGKDELVAKVRDLSEEHFKLKFQHGIRPLENTAKLRQLRKEIARMQTALTAHTA; encoded by the coding sequence ATGAAAATGAAGGATATACGCGAGCTTGGGAAAGATGAGCTTGTTGCCAAGGTACGGGATTTGTCTGAAGAGCATTTCAAATTGAAATTTCAGCATGGCATCCGTCCTTTGGAAAATACGGCAAAATTGCGGCAATTGCGCAAAGAGATTGCCCGGATGCAAACCGCTCTTACTGCGCATACTGCCTAA
- the rpsQ gene encoding 30S ribosomal protein S17: MVDEKSNKKTRVGFVVSTKMDKSAIVQTERLVPHKLYGKFMRQHNKCMVHDPENSCSVGDRVLIEECRPLSKNKRWRIMEVIEKAV, from the coding sequence ATGGTTGATGAAAAATCGAATAAGAAGACAAGGGTTGGTTTTGTTGTCAGCACCAAGATGGACAAGAGTGCTATCGTGCAGACCGAGCGCCTTGTTCCCCATAAACTCTATGGGAAGTTCATGCGTCAGCATAATAAATGCATGGTCCATGACCCGGAAAACAGCTGCAGCGTCGGCGATAGGGTTTTAATTGAAGAGTGCCGTCCGCTGAGCAAGAATAAACGGTGGCGGATTATGGAAGTCATCGAGAAAGCCGTTTAA
- the rplN gene encoding 50S ribosomal protein L14, with translation MIQTETVLNVADNSGAKKVLCIRVLGGTRRRYASVGDLIVVTVKEAIPNAKVKKGDVLRAVVVRTVKEIRRTDDTIVRFDDNSAVLLANSGEPIGTRIFGPVARELRPKGYMKIISLAPEVL, from the coding sequence ATGATACAAACAGAAACCGTACTTAATGTTGCAGATAATTCAGGCGCCAAGAAGGTCCTTTGTATAAGAGTCTTGGGTGGAACTAGGCGTCGATATGCCTCTGTTGGTGACTTGATTGTTGTCACCGTTAAAGAGGCGATCCCGAACGCAAAAGTAAAGAAGGGTGATGTTCTCCGGGCCGTTGTAGTCAGGACGGTCAAAGAGATTCGTCGCACGGATGATACGATCGTTCGTTTTGATGATAATTCAGCCGTGTTGCTCGCAAATTCAGGGGAACCGATCGGCACCCGTATTTTTGGCCCGGTCGCTCGTGAGTTGCGGCCTAAGGGATATATGAAAATTATTTCACTTGCCCCTGAAGTTCTGTAA
- the rplX gene encoding 50S ribosomal protein L24 has translation MRTKTHLKINDQVEVIAGKDKGRVGKVIKVNATDGKAIVEKINMIKRHTKPSQTNQQGGIIEKEAALDASNLMVICPKCSKTSRVGKKILEDGSKVRVCKKCNESLEAKA, from the coding sequence ATGAGAACAAAAACACATCTGAAAATCAATGATCAGGTTGAGGTGATCGCCGGCAAGGACAAAGGTCGTGTCGGCAAGGTCATCAAGGTTAATGCCACCGATGGCAAAGCCATTGTTGAAAAGATCAACATGATAAAGCGGCACACGAAGCCCAGTCAAACGAACCAGCAAGGCGGAATCATTGAGAAGGAAGCGGCTCTTGATGCTTCTAATCTGATGGTGATTTGTCCGAAATGTTCTAAGACTTCACGTGTAGGCAAAAAAATACTGGAAGATGGATCCAAGGTTCGTGTTTGCAAGAAATGCAACGAATCTTTAGAGGCGAAAGCCTAA
- the rplE gene encoding 50S ribosomal protein L5, producing MAGVKEIYQGECVPQLMKEFGYQNIMRVPKITKIVLNMGLGEAVQNPKIIDTAVQELTLIAGQKAVVTKAKKSIAGFKLRAGVPIGCRVTLRGDRMYDFFAKLVHIALPRVRDFRGLSTKAFDGRGNYAMGIKEHIIFPEIDYDKIDKIKGLNIAITTTAETDDEGRFLLKAMGMPFRK from the coding sequence ATGGCTGGGGTAAAAGAGATATATCAGGGTGAGTGTGTTCCGCAGCTCATGAAGGAATTCGGCTACCAGAACATTATGCGTGTGCCGAAGATCACTAAGATCGTGCTGAATATGGGCTTGGGTGAAGCTGTACAGAACCCCAAGATCATTGACACTGCGGTTCAGGAACTGACCTTGATTGCTGGACAGAAGGCTGTTGTTACCAAGGCGAAAAAATCTATTGCCGGCTTTAAGCTGCGTGCAGGAGTGCCCATTGGTTGCAGGGTGACACTCCGCGGTGATCGGATGTATGATTTTTTTGCCAAACTGGTCCATATTGCCTTGCCGCGAGTTCGGGATTTTCGAGGTTTATCCACGAAGGCTTTTGATGGACGTGGCAATTATGCCATGGGCATCAAGGAACATATTATTTTCCCTGAAATTGACTACGACAAAATTGACAAGATCAAGGGACTCAATATTGCGATTACTACGACCGCCGAAACAGATGATGAGGGTCGGTTTCTTTTGAAAGCAATGGGAATGCCCTTCAGGAAATAG
- a CDS encoding type Z 30S ribosomal protein S14: MAKKSLIAKCKRTPKFAVRAYNRCGLCGRSKAVYRKFGVCRICFRSLANRGEITGVTKSSW, encoded by the coding sequence TTGGCTAAAAAGTCTTTGATAGCAAAGTGCAAGCGGACCCCGAAGTTTGCGGTACGGGCTTATAACCGTTGCGGTTTATGTGGTAGATCAAAAGCCGTTTATCGGAAATTCGGTGTTTGTCGTATCTGTTTTCGTTCTTTGGCTAATCGTGGTGAAATCACCGGTGTTACCAAGTCAAGTTGGTAA
- the rpsH gene encoding 30S ribosomal protein S8, with protein sequence MSMTDPLADMLTRIRNAGMVKFETVEMPLSKVKTGVAAILKKEGFINDYQVLDTDTQGVLRIEMRYDQNNDRIITNLKRVSKPGRRVYVKHDQIPKVMSGLGIAIISTSKGIFTDKEARAMKIGGELLCEVW encoded by the coding sequence ATGTCCATGACTGACCCCCTGGCTGATATGCTGACCAGGATAAGAAATGCCGGTATGGTCAAGTTCGAGACTGTTGAAATGCCGCTTTCGAAAGTGAAAACCGGCGTTGCAGCGATCCTGAAAAAGGAAGGCTTCATCAATGACTATCAGGTCCTTGATACCGACACCCAAGGTGTTTTGCGTATTGAGATGAGATACGACCAGAATAACGATCGTATTATCACCAACCTGAAGCGTGTCAGTAAGCCTGGTCGCCGCGTTTACGTGAAGCATGACCAGATTCCCAAGGTAATGAGTGGCCTTGGTATCGCGATTATTTCGACTTCCAAAGGTATATTTACGGATAAAGAAGCTCGGGCCATGAAAATTGGCGGAGAGCTGCTCTGTGAAGTTTGGTAA
- the rplF gene encoding 50S ribosomal protein L6, with the protein MSRIGNQPIPVPKGVKLDINGSFVKVVGPKGTLERNIRPEIGLQAEGDTFIVVRKDNSKRTRAFSGLTRTLVNNMIVGVEKGFQKKLSIEGVGYRAEVKGSFLNLSVGYSNPVEFALPKGVSAEVDKANNVTLDCIDKELLGETAAKIRAVRPPEPYKGKGIRYADEYIARKAGKSASKK; encoded by the coding sequence ATGTCTAGGATTGGCAATCAACCTATCCCTGTTCCTAAAGGGGTTAAGCTTGATATAAATGGATCGTTTGTTAAGGTCGTCGGGCCCAAAGGTACTCTGGAGCGGAATATCCGCCCTGAGATCGGTTTGCAGGCTGAAGGCGACACCTTTATTGTTGTTCGGAAGGATAACAGTAAAAGAACCAGGGCCTTCTCTGGCCTCACCCGTACCTTGGTCAACAATATGATCGTTGGTGTGGAGAAGGGTTTCCAGAAAAAACTATCTATCGAGGGTGTTGGCTACCGGGCTGAGGTGAAAGGTTCATTCTTGAATCTGAGCGTTGGTTATTCAAACCCGGTTGAGTTTGCCCTGCCGAAAGGTGTTTCCGCTGAGGTCGACAAGGCAAACAATGTCACCTTGGATTGTATTGATAAAGAGTTGCTTGGTGAAACTGCCGCCAAAATACGCGCTGTGCGTCCTCCCGAGCCCTATAAGGGGAAAGGGATTCGTTACGCAGATGAATATATAGCCCGTAAGGCTGGCAAGTCTGCTTCTAAGAAGTAG
- the rplR gene encoding 50S ribosomal protein L18, with product MGKINPKESAREKRVKRIRKNISGTPERPRLRVFKSAKHIYCQIIDDVAGNTLAAMSTVDKGMIAADIKGKSEKARQVGLKIAELAKGKGIEKVVFDRGGYIYHGRVKALSEGAREGGLDF from the coding sequence ATGGGTAAGATAAATCCGAAAGAGAGTGCTCGTGAAAAGCGGGTGAAACGGATCAGGAAAAACATTTCCGGAACTCCTGAGAGACCTCGTTTGCGTGTTTTTAAAAGCGCTAAACATATCTATTGTCAGATAATTGATGATGTTGCCGGAAACACCCTGGCGGCCATGTCCACTGTTGATAAAGGGATGATCGCCGCCGACATTAAGGGTAAGTCTGAAAAGGCGCGGCAGGTTGGCTTGAAAATAGCCGAACTTGCTAAAGGCAAAGGTATTGAAAAGGTGGTTTTCGACCGAGGCGGTTATATCTATCATGGCCGGGTCAAGGCACTCTCCGAAGGTGCTCGTGAAGGCGGTCTTGATTTCTAA
- the rpsE gene encoding 30S ribosomal protein S5 yields the protein MADFNKNISGDDQFIEKIVHINRTAKVVKGGRRFSFSAIVVVGDGKGKVGCGLGKANQVPDAIRKGVDQARKDMKRVSITDLSIPHEVFGKFGAGNVMLKPAVEGTGLIAGGAVRAVLEAAGVHNILTKCIGSHNPHNLVKATMDGLRRLRTPQQIALSRGKSVEEITA from the coding sequence TTGGCTGATTTTAATAAGAACATAAGTGGCGATGACCAGTTTATTGAAAAGATCGTTCATATCAACAGGACTGCGAAAGTAGTCAAGGGTGGACGTCGTTTCAGTTTCAGCGCCATTGTTGTTGTTGGTGATGGAAAAGGAAAAGTTGGTTGCGGCCTTGGTAAAGCGAATCAGGTTCCCGATGCAATCAGGAAGGGTGTTGATCAGGCGCGTAAAGACATGAAGCGTGTTTCCATAACTGACCTGAGCATTCCGCACGAGGTTTTTGGGAAATTTGGGGCTGGGAATGTAATGTTGAAGCCTGCCGTTGAAGGAACCGGTCTTATTGCCGGCGGTGCTGTTCGTGCCGTGCTTGAAGCCGCCGGGGTTCATAATATCCTGACCAAGTGTATCGGCTCACACAACCCTCATAATCTGGTGAAAGCGACCATGGACGGTTTGCGTAGGCTGCGCACCCCGCAGCAGATCGCTCTGAGTCGTGGCAAATCCGTTGAGGAAATTACTGCCTGA
- the rpmD gene encoding 50S ribosomal protein L30, whose product MANQLKVTLKKSKIGSTEKIRATLIGLGLTKINKTVIRQDTPEIRGMIKKVEHLVEVED is encoded by the coding sequence ATGGCAAATCAGCTCAAAGTTACCCTGAAGAAAAGCAAGATCGGGAGCACTGAAAAAATACGTGCTACGTTGATCGGCCTGGGGCTGACCAAGATAAATAAAACGGTTATTCGGCAGGACACCCCTGAAATTCGCGGGATGATAAAAAAAGTCGAACATCTGGTTGAGGTGGAGGATTAA
- the rplO gene encoding 50S ribosomal protein L15: MLTLSNLSPQPGSRKPRKRIGRGLGSGHGKTATRGHKGHKARSGGGIKIGFEGGQMPLQRRLPKRGFTNIFKKVYAIINLQDLERFAPDTRVDREALIAAGLVSKSDTLVKILGNGELQHALTVSVDKVSGSARQKIEAVGGKIEE, encoded by the coding sequence ATGTTGACGTTAAGCAATTTGTCGCCGCAGCCAGGTTCGAGAAAACCGAGAAAGAGAATTGGTCGTGGTCTTGGATCCGGCCATGGCAAGACCGCGACCCGTGGTCATAAGGGACATAAAGCCAGATCCGGTGGCGGCATCAAGATAGGGTTTGAAGGCGGCCAGATGCCTCTTCAGCGCCGTTTGCCCAAGCGTGGCTTTACCAATATATTTAAGAAAGTATATGCCATAATTAACCTTCAGGATCTCGAGCGTTTTGCCCCGGATACCAGGGTTGACCGCGAGGCCTTGATCGCAGCCGGGCTGGTTTCCAAGAGTGATACTCTTGTGAAAATCCTCGGCAACGGCGAGTTGCAACATGCCCTTACTGTTTCTGTCGATAAGGTGAGTGGTTCTGCGCGTCAGAAGATCGAAGCAGTTGGCGGCAAGATTGAGGAATAA
- the secY gene encoding preprotein translocase subunit SecY produces MRAGVQNAANIPELRRRIVFTLIMLAVYRAGVQIPTPGINGEALNQFFQKSAGSLFDMFNMFSGGALENFSIFALGIMPYISASIIFQLLTVVIPQLEALSKEGEAGRRKITQYTRYATVVLSLVQGLFISIGLESMTAPGTGEMVVIATGWHFRLMTMLTLTSGTAFIMWLGEQMTERGIGNGISLIIFAGIVARMPAALVNTFKMASAGEIAYIMLPIILVMIGAVIAFVIFFETAQRRIPIQYAKRMVGRQMYGGQQSHLPLKINMSGVIPPIFASSIMMFPATIGQFIQVDWVQKMSAALSWGSLPHTVLFIGFIVFFCFFYTAVTFNPVDVAENLKKHGGFVPGIRPGKKTSDFIDKIVVRITVIGACYISVICVLPTILINKLHVPFYFGGTALLIVVGVAIDTIAQIESHTVMRNYDGFMKSGGFKSR; encoded by the coding sequence ATGCGCGCTGGGGTCCAGAATGCTGCAAATATTCCGGAGTTAAGACGCCGGATTGTTTTCACACTTATTATGCTTGCCGTTTACAGAGCCGGGGTCCAGATCCCAACCCCGGGAATAAACGGTGAGGCGCTGAATCAATTTTTTCAAAAAAGTGCTGGCTCCCTTTTTGACATGTTTAATATGTTTTCCGGCGGTGCTTTGGAAAATTTTTCCATCTTTGCCCTGGGGATCATGCCATACATCAGTGCCTCGATCATATTTCAATTACTGACCGTGGTTATTCCCCAGCTTGAAGCCCTTTCTAAAGAGGGCGAGGCTGGTCGCCGCAAGATTACCCAGTACACCCGTTACGCCACGGTGGTCTTGAGTTTGGTGCAAGGCTTGTTTATAAGTATTGGGCTGGAAAGCATGACCGCCCCTGGAACCGGGGAGATGGTCGTTATTGCCACTGGCTGGCATTTTCGTCTCATGACCATGTTGACCCTGACCTCAGGAACCGCTTTTATCATGTGGCTGGGCGAACAGATGACCGAGCGCGGTATCGGTAACGGTATTTCGCTGATCATCTTTGCCGGAATCGTGGCAAGAATGCCAGCGGCCTTGGTGAACACGTTTAAGATGGCCAGTGCGGGTGAAATTGCCTACATTATGTTGCCGATTATCTTGGTCATGATTGGGGCAGTTATTGCTTTTGTTATATTTTTTGAAACGGCGCAGCGGCGAATTCCCATTCAGTATGCGAAACGGATGGTTGGTCGCCAGATGTACGGTGGACAGCAATCGCATCTTCCGCTGAAAATTAATATGTCCGGTGTTATTCCACCGATTTTTGCTTCTTCAATCATGATGTTTCCTGCCACCATCGGTCAGTTTATTCAGGTCGACTGGGTGCAGAAAATGAGCGCAGCCCTCAGTTGGGGGAGTTTGCCGCACACCGTGCTCTTTATTGGTTTTATTGTCTTTTTCTGCTTTTTTTATACAGCGGTAACCTTTAACCCGGTTGACGTAGCGGAAAATTTGAAAAAGCATGGTGGGTTTGTGCCTGGGATCAGACCGGGAAAGAAAACCTCTGATTTTATCGACAAGATTGTGGTGCGGATTACAGTAATTGGCGCTTGTTATATCAGCGTTATCTGTGTACTGCCGACTATTTTGATCAATAAGCTTCATGTTCCATTTTATTTCGGCGGCACCGCACTGCTGATTGTTGTTGGCGTGGCAATTGATACAATTGCGCAGATCGAGTCCCATACGGTTATGCGCAACTATGATGGTTTTATGAAGTCAGGTGGCTTTAAGTCACGGTGA
- the map gene encoding type I methionyl aminopeptidase gives MAIILKSPREIELLREANQIVARTLALLTEKLEVGCSTFFLDTLAEKYCRECGAEPAFKGYRGFPGSLCVSINEQVVHGIPSKKVIVKDGDIVSIDFGVKYKGYYGDAAVSLPVGKVASERLTLLEVTRAALYKGIAQAIPGNRINDISQAVQEHVEEHGFSVVRQFVGHGIGSQLHEAPEIPNYARAERTPKLLPGMVLAIEPMVNLGTHAVDVLRDGWTVVTRDRKISAHFEHSIAVTEGAPLILSELSV, from the coding sequence ATGGCAATTATACTGAAGTCGCCTCGAGAAATAGAGCTTCTGCGGGAGGCGAATCAGATTGTTGCCAGGACCTTGGCCCTGCTTACCGAGAAGTTAGAGGTTGGTTGCAGCACTTTTTTTCTGGATACATTGGCAGAAAAATATTGTCGTGAATGCGGCGCCGAACCTGCCTTTAAAGGATATCGAGGCTTTCCGGGCAGTCTGTGCGTTTCCATTAATGAACAGGTGGTGCACGGGATTCCATCCAAGAAGGTTATTGTCAAGGATGGGGATATAGTCAGCATTGATTTTGGCGTTAAATATAAAGGATACTACGGCGATGCCGCGGTTAGCCTTCCCGTCGGAAAAGTAGCTTCCGAGCGTCTTACTTTGCTTGAGGTAACGCGAGCTGCTCTGTACAAAGGAATTGCCCAGGCAATCCCAGGGAACCGAATAAACGATATATCGCAAGCCGTGCAGGAACATGTTGAAGAGCACGGGTTTTCCGTGGTTCGTCAGTTTGTCGGGCATGGCATCGGCAGCCAGCTCCATGAGGCTCCGGAAATACCCAATTATGCCCGGGCTGAACGGACACCCAAGCTTTTGCCGGGCATGGTCCTTGCCATCGAGCCCATGGTGAATCTTGGCACGCATGCGGTTGATGTGTTGCGTGATGGTTGGACGGTGGTAACAAGGGACAGGAAAATTTCGGCGCATTTCGAGCATTCCATCGCTGTAACCGAGGGTGCGCCGCTGATTCTCAGTGAGCTGTCGGTATAG
- the infA gene encoding translation initiation factor IF-1 — translation MSKEEAIQVEGTIVEPLPNAMFRVELDNGHRILAHISGKMRMHFIKILPGDRVTVELSPYDLTRGRVTFRAKKK, via the coding sequence ATGTCCAAGGAAGAAGCTATTCAGGTTGAAGGGACCATCGTTGAGCCATTGCCCAACGCGATGTTTCGGGTAGAGCTTGATAATGGTCATCGGATATTAGCCCATATTTCCGGAAAGATGAGGATGCATTTTATTAAGATTCTCCCGGGAGATCGTGTCACTGTTGAGTTATCTCCTTATGATCTCACACGGGGAAGAGTGACATTCAGGGCAAAGAAGAAGTAG
- the rpmJ gene encoding 50S ribosomal protein L36 produces the protein MKVRSSVKKICSDCRVFKRKGVLRVSCKIKKHKQRQG, from the coding sequence ATGAAAGTAAGATCTTCTGTGAAGAAAATTTGTAGTGACTGCCGGGTGTTCAAACGTAAAGGCGTCTTGCGTGTCTCATGTAAGATAAAAAAGCACAAACAGCGGCAGGGATGA
- the rpsM gene encoding 30S ribosomal protein S13, with product MARLAGVDLPRNKHMVIALTYIHGIGRTSAGKILDMVGLPHTTNSDDLSESDVTNIRKIMDDQFVVEGDRRREVAMDVKRLTDAGCYRGIRHRKGLPCRGQRTKTNARTRKGPRRSAIKSKK from the coding sequence TTGGCACGTTTAGCTGGTGTTGATTTACCAAGAAATAAACATATGGTGATTGCTTTAACCTATATCCATGGGATTGGCAGAACTTCTGCTGGTAAAATTCTGGATATGGTTGGCTTGCCCCATACAACGAACAGTGATGATTTGTCTGAAAGTGATGTGACCAACATCAGAAAAATCATGGATGATCAGTTTGTTGTTGAAGGCGATCGTCGTCGTGAAGTGGCCATGGATGTGAAGCGGCTGACAGATGCGGGATGCTATCGCGGTATCCGTCACCGTAAGGGCCTTCCATGTCGGGGGCAGCGCACCAAGACCAATGCCAGGACGAGGAAAGGGCCGAGGCGGTCAGCGATTAAAAGTAAAAAGTAG